From a single Miscanthus floridulus cultivar M001 chromosome 8, ASM1932011v1, whole genome shotgun sequence genomic region:
- the LOC136477678 gene encoding zinc finger protein CONSTANS-LIKE 3-like, whose protein sequence is MDTAVELEQKPAVGYWSVMGARPCDACAAEPARLHCREDGAFLCPGCDARAHGAGSRHARVWLCEVCEHAPAAVTCRADAAALCSACDADIHSANPLARRHERLPVAPFFGALADAPQPFPSPAFAAAAAAGAKAQGEAAAADDDDGSNEAEAASWLLAEPDNSHEDSAAATAADTLFAESEAYLGVDLDFARCMDGAKAIGVPVAPPELDIAAGSFFYPEHSMNHSLSSSEVAVVPDAQAGVPAVVSRGKEREARLMRYREKRKNRRFDKTIRYASRKAYAETRPRIKGRFAKRCSAEAEDDALEHDEGACFSPAGSAHAASDGVVPSFC, encoded by the exons atgGACACCGCGGTGGAGCTAGAGCAGAAGCCGGCGGTGGGGTACTGGAGCGTGATGGGCGCGCGCCCCTGCGACGCGTGCGCCGCGGAGCCGGCGCGGCTGCACTGCCGCGAGGACGGCGCGTTCCTGTGCCCCGGCTGCGACGCCCGGGCGCACGGCGCCGGGTCGCGCCACGCGCGCGTCTGGCTGTGCGAGGTCTGCGAGCACGCCCCCGCGGCCGTCACCTGCCGCGCCGACGCTGCCGCGCTCTGCTCCGCCTGCGACGCTGACATCCACTCGGCCAACCCGCTCGCGCGCCGCCACGAGCGCCTCCCCGTCGCGCCCTTCTTCGGCGCGCTCGCCGACGCGCCGCAGCCCTTCCCGTCCCCGGCCTTCGCCGCCGCGGCCGCAGCGGGGGCCAAGGCTCAGGGGGAAGCCGCGGCGGCGGATGACGACGACGGGAGCAACGAGGCCGAGGCGGCGTCGTGGCTGCTCGCCGAGCCCGACAACAGCCACGAGgacagcgccgccgccaccgccgcagaCACGTTGTTCGCGGAATCGGAAGCCTACCTCGGCGTCGACCTGGACTTCGCCCGGTGCATGGACGGCGCTAAGGCCATCGGCGTGCCGGTCGCGCCGCCCGAGTTGGACATCGCTGCCGGCAGCTTTTTCTACCCCGAACACTCCATGAATCACAGT TTGTCGTCctcggaggtggcggtggtgccGGATGCGCAGGCCGGCGTGCCGGCGGTGGTGAGCAGGGGGAAGGAGCGGGAGGCGCGGCTGATGCGGTACCGTGAGAAGCGCAAGAACCGTCGGTTCGACAAGACCATCCGCTACGCGTCCCGCAAGGCGTACGCCGAGACGCGGCCGCGCATCAAGGGCCGCTTCGCCAAGCGCTGCTCCGCGGAGGCCGAGGACGACGCGCTGGAGCACGACGAAGGGGCGTGCTTCTCGCCCGCGGGGTCGGCGCACGCGGCGTCGGACGGCGTCGTCCCGTCCTTCTGTTGA
- the LOC136477681 gene encoding uncharacterized protein produces MFCTRSSAASRARSTAPGCPRSAVTGARSGSWSCRHASRGLCALSLAGQSSLASSAASERAAPRGSTTGAYRYIFVAHGGARGNILFNLRTGEPRVLPDYAVMRPSSRLYDSTTYPVVMVAATLSSEPEQDGCVGAAIVYGAPGVPNQRRLCFWRDGDSHAVDPHVLFDGKMQKAEVEDIIHFDGAFYLLTPAEYVHEMKPVLLPNGELKIEAGHTFYFATPKHYDREVIGRYLVESRGELLMIVKLSDAE; encoded by the coding sequence ATGTTCTGTACGAGATCATCGGCCGCGTCCCGTGCGAGGTCAACCGCGCCAGGTTGCCCGAGGTCTGCCGTGACTGGCGCGCGCTCGGGAAGCTGGAGCTGCCGCCACGCCTCCCGTGGCTTGTGCGCCCTGTCGCTGGCAGGCCAGAGCTCTCTTGCCTCCTCTGCGGCTTCGGAGCGAGCGGCGCCACGAGGATCCACCACTGGCGCGTACCGATACATCTTCGTCGCCCATGGCGGTGCTCGAGGAAACATTCTGTTCAACCTGCGCACCGGCGAGCCACGCGTCCTCCCGGACTACGCCGTGATGCGACCATCTTCGAGGCTCTACGACAGCACGACCTATCCTGTGGTGATGGTCGCCGCTACACTTTCATCAGAGCCGGAGCAGGACGGTTGTGTGGGCGCCGCCATCGTCTATGGTGCGCCCGGCGTGCCGAATCAACGCCGGCTGTGCTTCTGGAGGGATGGTGATTCTCACGCTGTTGACCCACATGTCCTGTTTGACGGCAAGATGCAGAAGGCCGAAGTGGAGGACATCATCCACTTCGATGGGGCCTTCTACCTTCTCACACCAGCTGAGTATGTGCACGAGATGAAGCCGGTGCTGCTTCCCAACGGAGAACTAAAGATTGAAGCGGGGCACACGTTCTACTTTGCGACCCCAAAGCATTATGATCGCGAGGTCATTGGTCGGTACCTGGTGGAGTCCCGTGGCGAACTGCTCATGATCGTCAAGCTTTCAGATGCTGAATGA
- the LOC136477680 gene encoding uncharacterized protein yields MAPTSSSSWADLPPGVISSIARLVPCEWDRVRMAATCRAWRARVVVAPPPPPELPMLLLTSSDVTRLACILSDGQTHHLCKDRAGMRYFDSYDGAYLFLAMKQNQHHRLLNLQTSKMRVLPDVVSPHPSLQCVYMVILAATLSAPPDDPDCVIAGIITYQRDRDGGCPRHRRCAFWRMGDPVAYDTVPWDSQAIEDVVYRKGLFHFLTDNEHILKCAPTFVLDADEVRGAAVESTLHRFVPRHRTHDAVVRARYLVDSRDELLMVVRYAPDSDSSTSAFKVFSAVGP; encoded by the coding sequence ATGGCACCTACCTCGAGTTCATCCTGGGCGGACCTCCCACCGGGCGTCATATCCTCGATTGCCCGCCTTGTCCCGTGCGAATGGGACCGCGTGCGCATGGCCGCCACCTGCCGCGCATGGCGTGCTAGGGTCGTCGTAGCTCCGCCCCCGCCGCCCGAGCTCCCAATGCTCCTACTCACGTCCAGCGACGTCACACGCCTCGCCTGCATCCTCAGCGACGGCCAAACTCATCACCTGTGCAAGGACCGGGCCGGCATGCGCTACTTCGACTCGTACGATGGCGCCTACCTCTTCCTCGCCATGAAACAGAACCAGCATCATCGACTTCTGAATCTCCAGACGTCGAAGATGCGAGTCCTCCCCGACGTGGTTAGCCCCCACCCTTCGCTCCAGTGCGTCTACATGGTCATCCTCGCCGCCACCCTCTCGGCCCCGCCGGATGACCCAGACTGCGTCATCGCCGGCATCATCACCTATCAGCGGGACCGAGACGGAGGCTGCCCACGCCATCGCCGCTGCGCATTCTGGCGTATGGGTGATCCGGTGGCGTATGATACCGTGCCATGGGACTCCCAAGCTATCGAGGACGTCGTCTACCGCAAGGGGCTGTTCCATTTCCTCACCGACAACGAGCACATCCTCAAGTGCGCACCGACCTTCGTTCTAGATGCGGACGAGGTGCGAGGAGCAGCGGTGGAGTCGACACTGCACCGTTTCGTGCCGAGGCATCGCACTCATGACGCGGTCGTTCGTGCCCGGTACCTGGTGGACTCGCGCGACGAACTGCTGATGGTTGTAAGATACGCCCCAGATTCTGATTCGTCTACCTCGGCGTTCAAGGTGTTCAGCGCGGTTGGACCGTAG
- the LOC136477682 gene encoding serine/arginine-rich splicing factor RSZ23-like has protein sequence MARVYVGNLDPRVTAREIEDEFRTFGVLKSVWVARKPPGFAFIDFDDRRDAQDAIRELDGKNGWRVELSTKAGGGRGRDRNGSDMKCYECGESGHFARECRLRVGSGGLGSGRRRSRSPRYRSRSRSRSRSHSPRYRRSPSVRRSYSPRDRSPRRRSYSRSPPGSRARSLSRSPPLPPPPPRNKSRSPRGARDMSRSPPPPPPRNNSRSPPPPPDARRSYSRSPGQQPQRDESPYANDA, from the exons ATGGCTCGCGTCTACGTTGGGAACCTGGATCCGCGTGTCACAGCGCGGGAGATCGAGGACGAGTTCCGCACGTTTGGGGTTCTGAAGAG TGTATGGGTTGCTAGGAAACCACCAGGGTTTGCCTTCATTGACTTTGATGACCGCAGGGATGCACAAGATGCCATTCGTGAATTGGATG GTAAGAATGGTTGGAGGGTTGAGCTGTCAACCAAAGCTGGTGGTGGCCGTGGCCGAGACCGTAACGGTTCTGATATGAAGTGCTATGAGTGTGGTGAATCTGGCCACTTTGCACGTGAATGTCGCTTACGGGTTGGTTCGGGAGGCCTGGGTAGTGGAAGGCGTCGCAGCCGAAGTCCTAGATATCGCAGCCGTAGCCGAAGTCGTAGCCGCAGCCACAGCCCAAGATATCGAAGGAGCCCAAGCGTCAGAAG GAGCTACAGCCCACGAGATCGTTCTCCTAGGAGGCGAAGTTATAGCAGGTCGCCACCAGGATCTCGTGCACGGAGTCTCAGCAGGTCACcaccactgccgccgcctcctcccagAAATAAGAGCAGGTCACCACGGGGAGCTCGAGACATGAGCAggtcgccaccaccacctcctcccagAAATAACAGCAGGTCACCGCCACCGCCTCCTGATGCCAGAAGAAGCTATAGCAGATCCCCAGGACAGCAGCCCCAGCGTGACGAGTCCCCATATGCCAATGACGCCTGA